Proteins co-encoded in one Desulfobulbaceae bacterium genomic window:
- a CDS encoding thioredoxin domain-containing protein: protein MLKLYPNDVKLVFKNFPLRSHQFAEAAGLAALAAGKQGKFWQMHDAIFENYNKLNNEKITELAQQIGLDMVKFEADSNDTQLKKQVQLDLQSGYAAGVRGTPTLFVNGRRVKQRSVEGLRQMVDKELANR, encoded by the coding sequence GTGCTCAAGCTTTACCCGAATGATGTGAAACTGGTCTTTAAAAATTTTCCACTGCGGAGTCATCAGTTTGCTGAAGCGGCTGGCCTAGCTGCATTAGCGGCTGGCAAGCAAGGGAAATTCTGGCAAATGCATGACGCGATTTTTGAAAATTATAACAAGCTGAATAATGAGAAGATTACTGAGCTTGCGCAGCAAATTGGTCTCGATATGGTAAAATTTGAAGCCGACAGCAATGATACGCAGTTGAAAAAACAGGTTCAGCTTGACCTTCAGAGTGGTTATGCTGCTGGAGTAAGAGGAACCCCAACTCTTTTCGTGAACGGAAGAAGAGTTAAGCAACGAAGTGTGGAAGGTTTGAGGCAAATGGTCGATAAGGAGTTGGCTAATCGTTAA
- a CDS encoding AI-2E family transporter has protein sequence MAHNSVSKHALKYFLLLFTIAILLVGRLFWPFISTFILSFLLVNTFRPIYRYINRYTSSTFASLLTCFLIVLLVFIPLTFFVISLSNEAFAQFQYMKEINFTLKLKELTQSNTLFISAQEHLHSLGITFTADDISQNLAEYSRTVALFLYNQASSWAANIINFIVDFSLMILIIFFLLIDYDKLVDFILQLSPLPDNQEEQLISKFQKIAQAILVGNGVCGLIQGVLGGIVFAYLQIGSPVMWGGIMGIMAFLPIVGIGVVLIPTAIIFFLKGQIGQAVFLLVFYFILSMSIEYLLKPKLVGSQVKMHTLIVFLSIIGGLSVFGVLGIIYGPHIITAFLTLADIYRKNYSPLAIET, from the coding sequence CAGTAAGCAAACATGCGCTTAAATATTTCCTCCTTCTTTTCACAATAGCCATACTGCTTGTTGGCAGACTGTTCTGGCCTTTCATCTCAACATTTATTCTATCTTTTCTGTTGGTCAATACCTTCCGCCCCATTTACCGTTATATAAATCGCTACACATCCAGCACTTTTGCTTCGCTTCTCACCTGCTTTCTCATTGTCCTACTGGTATTCATACCCCTTACGTTTTTTGTCATCTCATTATCCAACGAGGCCTTTGCTCAATTCCAATACATGAAAGAGATAAATTTCACCCTTAAATTAAAAGAACTTACCCAGAGCAACACTCTGTTCATTTCGGCCCAGGAGCACCTTCATAGCTTAGGAATAACTTTCACCGCCGACGACATCAGTCAAAATCTCGCAGAATATTCCCGCACAGTGGCCCTGTTCCTTTACAATCAGGCCAGTTCCTGGGCCGCCAATATTATTAATTTTATCGTCGATTTTTCGTTGATGATACTCATCATATTTTTTCTTTTGATCGATTACGACAAACTGGTTGACTTTATCCTACAGCTTTCACCTCTTCCCGATAACCAGGAAGAACAACTGATCAGTAAATTTCAGAAAATTGCCCAGGCAATCCTCGTCGGTAACGGTGTTTGCGGGTTGATCCAAGGTGTCCTTGGCGGAATAGTCTTTGCCTACCTGCAAATCGGTTCACCCGTCATGTGGGGCGGCATCATGGGGATCATGGCCTTTTTACCAATTGTCGGAATTGGCGTAGTCCTGATCCCGACGGCGATAATTTTTTTCTTGAAAGGGCAGATTGGCCAAGCTGTTTTTCTACTTGTTTTTTACTTTATACTCTCCATGAGCATCGAGTACCTGCTAAAGCCCAAACTTGTCGGCAGTCAGGTCAAAATGCACACCTTAATTGTTTTCCTGTCTATCATTGGCGGCTTGAGCGTCTTTGGTGTGCTGGGAATCATTTACGGCCCTCACATCATTACAGCCTTTCTGACTCTGGCAGATATCTACAGAAAAAATTACTCGCCACTTGCAATTGAGACCTAA